Genomic segment of Falco peregrinus isolate bFalPer1 chromosome 5, bFalPer1.pri, whole genome shotgun sequence:
GTGTAGAGTGTAGGGGGAGATGTGCAGTGAAAGGACAGGTTGTACTATGGAAAACTTCTattagctattaggaaaaatttctccaTGAGGTTGGTCAaatgctggaacaggttgcccagacaGGGTGTGGGAtcttcatccttggagatgctcaaaactcagctggacacagccctCAGCAACCTGATCTAACTGTGAAGTaagctctgctttgagcagatgACTGGACCAAATAAATTCAgagttcccttccaacctaaactatACTGTTATTCCACTGGAAAGAGGAACAGTGCTCCTGTCTGGAAAAACTGGTAGATGAGCCACAAATGAGAAGGCAAGATCCTGATTGCTTCAGGAGATGGGCACGAAGGAGAAAGTCTGGACAAGGGGAAGAGTTTTAGATTTAGATTTTCCTTTCCATCGTGTCCACAAATCTAGGAGTGTGAGAGCAAACGTCTCTTGCACTGTTGATACCAGCAtatccctgcccagcagcagatTTTCCTCTCTGACCTGCAAGAGGCACTGCTATAGATGTGCAAGTGTTTTCAACTCCAGCTGCCACAGTCTCACATAATAACAGAGCAGGATGTATCTACCCAGAGCTGGTAACAGAATAATTTATGGATATGAAATTCAGTAAAGAGGCAAGATTGGTTTATAGTCTCTCATGTAACATAAAGCAAGAGAaaccattttctatttttaaaagtgtgtttgAAATAACGCCAAGCAGACTGACTGGCTTTACTGAATTCAAAGAACCTTTCTAAAGAATTTGTACTACTTGGTATGAGgaaggattttcatttttcattagaaTTTAGTAGAGGACAAGTCTGAATTCCTACAAGATTAAATTTGTAGTCAACCAGTCATATCAGGGGAGCTGTATGATGTTTTCAAAGGGTGAACTTTATCATTTAAGCATATATCATGATATATAAACATATGACATTCTATTGACATTGTTATCCTGATTTGTATTTGTAAATGCATGCCATTATCCCATTATGGCTGCAGTTAAACTTCATCACGAAGAGTGACAGGCTGGCTGGGAcaaggctgcctgcctgcatcccagTGAGAGCCCTGATGAGGGCAGTAATTCACAAGAGCAACTTGAGAAATTGGCTCCTGAAGGAACTCCCTGGTAGCGAGACCCGGTCATGTTGCAGGTTTATGATGTGGTCATGGTCAGAGAGCTGGTCACTTGAGGTGTGATAGGCAGATTAATCtggatttattaatttttttttgtcttcagaaataATCATAACCTGAATAGGAGCTATGAAAGTCTTCTCTTACAGAGATGCAAGAATAAATGTTGCACTGATGAATTTTGCTTGTGTTACATTCTGTAACTCAGCGCTTCtcgttttttttaaatgtacctGTACTGCTGTGATTCTTCATGTGGGTAATAGCTGTGTCCCCAGAAAACTGTATACCTACAGGAATAGCTTTGCTCTGAGCTTTAAGATCAAATGAGAAAGCTCTTCTCTTTACATGGCACTTCCTTTCCCCATTTACCAACGTCTGCCCATTCTGACCCATTGCCATAACCAGGATTTTGTCACTGTTCTACTGAATTCcatattttaattcttcacaTGCAATGTGGTGGGAGGTAAAGATTTCATTGAAACAGGGTAGATGCAGTCCTCCTGCCTTGTTGGTATTATTTGATTTATACTACAGAAGCAATCAAAAGTTTGCTAGGCATGGTACAGCAGTAGGTGTTAGCTCTTTGGGGCAGATACTGCTATTTAAGAGAAGCATCAAAAGGAGGATAAAAGGGCAAAATGATCGAGTTTGATAGACCCTAGCAACATCTATTTAAATATCATATTTGCAGCTCACTGTTTTAATAGCCTTCAGGATTTTGTATGATTAGATTTAAGTAGCATTATCTTCCTGCTATCCTGTCCTcctcttttaaacaaaattggGAAATGTGAGATGCTGTTAATGCCTCAGGCATCGAGATTCCTCTGGGATTTAACTATTAGATGCAGGCTACGCCTGGGACGTGTTCTGATGCCGAGTTACGAAATGCACTGATGCATGAAATAGTCTCTAATCTTGTGCGAGTTGCATTGCGTTTATTAGGACATAATGTTGTTTCTTACTGCCATCTTCATGTTCATCCTCAAAGCTACTACTGGACTCACTTTTACTTTGGGCTTGGTTTtcggttttggttttgggggtttttcttGTAATGATGCTACCTTACAtagttttaaagagaaattagTGTGGAGAGATAGATATATACACCTATTTTTATGTCGTGTGGCTTTCCTAGCATGCATTTTTAGTCTTGCATTAAGTAAAATGTATCTTCACTTCTCACTCCTCCAGTTGGTCACAGCAGATTTAGAATGTCTGAACCAGGACGGATTTTTGCCCCCTGTTCATAATTGCTTTATTGAAGCCTGAAATAAGTCTGAGTATTTAAATATAACCAGCctcattttgcaaaatgtatAATTAATACGTAAATGGAAAAGCGTAAGTGCTCTTATTTGGAGCAAGATATTAACTCTCAATTCTTAGTTTGCATCCTGTATTTTAGCTTTGTGGAGTTCATTCGGCAAAACTTCTGTCTCTCAAGTAGTTGATTCCTTTAGCTGTACTCAATTAAAATGTcttgtttatttcagtttagtGACACTTGGGTCTAGTTCGGTGTACTTTCTTCATTCACTGTCTTTCCTTTGCCACTAATTATCCCTCGATACCTTTGTCTGCAAGCTTATCAGCTCATCTTCCCGAGCAATTCAGTTATAGTTAACATCAcccttaaaaataatcttatctCAACTGTCCCCCCTATCCTGGGTGCAACACATCCAGTTTTGTGGATCATTTATGAGGCATGTAATTTCCATTTATCTGTTGTCTGACCTCCAATTATCCCCTGGCTGatttatatatgtaataaaTCTAATTCCCCTGTCACTGGACTGTATATGACTACTAGCCTGCATGTGCAGTGCATCCACATTTCTTCACTCTTCATCCTTACATTATAATTGCTGtctgataaatatttaataaagcaaaTCTCTTCCAGacttgaatatatttttaatactgcatTGCTGTTCAGCCTTGTTTTCTAATAAGCTTGGCTGTTTGTGTGTATCCACTAACAGAGATAAGCAAGAATGTGCTACTGAGTCAGCTTTTTTTCCGTTCCCAGACCCCAACTGTCTGTGCTTGCTGTGTCACACCTATGGTCAGAGACTAAAAGTGAATGCTAACTAAAGCTTTCTATTTacttggtggttgtttttttttcttttcaggtttcAATTCTAGGCTGCCCTGATCCCAAAGTTCATGAGATTGCGTATCAGTATGGAAAAAATGTTGGCATAGCTTTTCAGGTAGTGCCTTTGTTGAACTACTAAAGGGAATCTAAAATGTAAACTTTTCCAGAGTCTTAGAAATCAAAGTGGGCTATCTTAATCCTTTATAAATCTTCTCTTAACAAGGATTATTCTGTATTTAGTTCttgtttaagaaaagaaagttttaaaataacctgTATGTTTATCTCTTTCCAGCTAATAGATGATGTGCTGGATTTTACATCGTGTGCTGACCGTCTGGGGAAACCAACAGCAGCAGATCTCAAGCTTGGATTGGCCACAGGCCCTGTCTTGTTCGCTTGTCGACAGGTAAGTCAACACGAATCTatttccccaaaacaaaaaaagcgTACACTGCTCTTTAACAGCACACACAGAGGTCCAGCTCAAACAAGTCTACAGTGTGAGTGATGAGCATGACCTGAGCACATGTGAAAAATCAATGCGTTCAAGGTCAGCTGGATTTATTGTGCACATGGATGTTCTTTCAGACTGAGAAATACCTTCACACACAAGTCCTCTTACCATTAGGCCCTTGTATCAAAAGCAGCACTAGTCTTTTGCTGCCCCAGTTGTTCAAGTGCTTAACCTTCCCAAAGGGGCAGGTATTCAGAGAGTTTCTGCAGGTTTTCAGCAGGTTATTCCTATGTAGCTTCTTGCTTATCTTCTTTCCTCAGCCATCTTGTTCTCCTCAGGCTTGATTATGTATGTAGGATTTTTGCCAAGTTCTGGGGTTTGCATCCATGCTGGGGCCAATAACTGAAACCTCTGCCTAGCTTTTAGGTGGGCATCTCTATTTATTAGATTTGATCTCTTCATCTGTTTGTCCTCGAGTCTTATCCAGTTACAGACATGGGAAGCTTTCCCTTCTGAAGGTAAATGTAATAGTAGTTTGGATAGGAGAAAAAGGAGtatcataaataaaataagcttaAAATTGGTCAAGATTTTTAGGggcttaaaaattatttggaggagtacaaggaaaacaaaagtgccagcagcaccaaaggaaacattaaaatagGGGGGAAGAAACTGGTTTAATGCACCTTGCTCAAGCTTCTGATTCACTTGAGGAAAGACCTGGGACTTAAAAGGCTTTCCTTCCTACCAAACTCCACAGCACGATACAAAAATGGGCACAACTCACTCCAACAGAGCTCTCTGTGATCTGTCATCGGAATTGCTCAAAGCTTGAAGTGGGAGaaattttaagtaattaaaaaaaccctacaactTTATGACATTTACTTCCCCCTCTGTCTTAAAgagcctggggtgggggagatgGAACGTATGCAGGTGTTTGTTTCCTCATCCTCTGGGCATTTACAAGGACATGTATCtcagaaaagacaggaaagcagAGTATCAGCCACTTAAGAATGCAGACGAATGCATGCAGAGAACAGCATCTTCCATGTTCTCAGTTCCTCCCCACAGACTCCTCTGGGAGATTCACAAACTTGTTCTTGAATCATTATTTCAGAATGTGTTCATAAGCAGCAGGATCTTGTTAGTCATCAGCAGCTGGAGTTGTCTAAGGAACAGCAAGAGACAGGTACAAAAGAAGATGCAATTGTGAAATGGTTGGTTTGTGCATGAAAGAGAAACAAGGACATGTTGCAAATACTCTTGATTGTGGTAGAGAATGGGTGACACTGTCTTGTGGGTGTTGAATATTCcgttttttttaattaaaactgttcttttattcatttgtttGGGTTGGCTGCCTCTGACTTTCAATTTCATCTGTCATTTAATTAGCTTTATAACAAATGAGTTCATAATACAGAAAcgcaagaaaagaaaatctgtcagtcctatttttaaatcttacttGTTATTTGTAGGTCACTTTTTAGCACTTTTCCTTGTTTATATCTTTGCTAGATGGGAAACATATGTTTTTGCATTGAATGATAACTTGACCATCTTGCAAAGTTTTCCGCATTAACCGGAAGGCTGCTTTGCTGAAAATTTCCTGCTGTCTTCAAGAAAGTGGAAGCACAGCACTACAGACTTAAGTGATATATAAAGAAAGTATAAGTGCTAAAAAAGTCTGGAGCTTCAACAGATACTTATCTGTGCTGCTACTAAACGATGTTTCATCTATTTGTATCTGAGAATATAAAAACTCCTGAGCTAGGACTTGAAGATAGTTCAAAATGTAGTTGTTAGTTATAGGCCGTCTTCTGTCTTGAAATTACGGTTACTGCTATCCTGCGTACCCTTTAATATATCTGGTAATCCTCATGTTGTCTTCTTGACAAACATACTGTAATGTGCTCCGGATCTTCAGTGACaactgccttttcttcttgtcctctcccctccctctgaaatacatttttgtggATTAGACTATTAAGGAGAGGCCTTTATTCAAAAAATGTTCAGCTTTATGTGAGACCTACTTAATCAGTAATTAAGGTTAGttcactcaaaaaaaaaccccaaaacccaacctttttttttttttaaggaagtaCACTAGTATACACCAAGTGTAGAGCTGCTCTTAAACTATTGCAGATGAAGAATGAGGGTTCTTACTATAAGCATTCCTGTCAAATGCTTATATACTGCCCGTGACATCTCCAGAACTGTTAACAGCTTTGCATTACAGGCTTAAGGATTTTTATATCCTTTAGTGCTTAAATATAAAAAGTGAAAGCATATGCATCCTGTATGATTGTACATATTAATAATATGAAAATGGATATTAACATTGCAATTAAATTGTCATTACATGGCAAGAAAGCTAGGATCTACAGAAAGCCAAGTATGAGTCACCAATAAACTTCTAAATGCATCATCCAAGGAGACTACCTGTGAGTAATAGGGAAATGTCACAACGATGAGGAATGCTACATGTTTGTTCCCTAACAAGTTTGTAGATTTACAGCTTCAGGACCAAACGTGTGCAAGGAAAGCAGATAATTGTTTACAAGTGTATGGGAATAAAGTCATCTTTGACTGACTATAACCCTTTCAGACAAGACGAACAAACaccttttccctttgaaataaATCTGCAGAGTAGCTCCTTCAGTTGTGGCCTTGGTTTGTTTGCGAAGCACCAGGTTTTCCTATTTCTGGACTGTCTGAAGAAAGCACCTGCATGTTTAGATAACTGATGCAGTGACTTTCTCAGAGAACTGACTTCAGTTATCTACCTGATTTGTAGGGAATTGTGTGCAGTTCTAAATACAAATTCTATgcaattgaaaacaaaatacgTTTTCCTGttataaaaatctgttctgagCTTTCCAGAGGTAAAGCCTGTGTATATAAACTACCACAGCAATGGAAAGCGTAAGTGGATGTAACAGTCAAAGGTATCATGAAGGGGTTAACAGGTTTAATTGTGCAATATAGATACAACAAACCTGCTGAGTTCTCTGTTGTATGTGTGGGAGAAGGGGTGCTGCTTCTAGGTGTACCAACACTAACCATCATTGTTAACATAAGATTACCTGAACCAGATTATACACCTGCAAGTAGCCACAACAGAAGTCACTGCACTGATGAAATGGCAGGCGCTAACTTTCACTACCAGCTGGCTACAGCCAACAGAGCTAGCcagttttaagttttaaatGCTTGGGCTTTACTATACTACAGTGCTATGCACATTGCAGGTATTAACCTATAGCTACACCTGTAGTAACAACAGTGGCAAGGGAAGAGGTCTGTACTTTGGTTCCTTTTTGACCTTAGCACGGCAGGCAGCTACATGAAAAACAATTCATAAGCAGTGCAAAACTTTCTCCCTTTGTGCTTAAGTTTCCAGAAATGAATGCTATGATAATGAGACGATTCAGTAAGCCAGGAGATGTTGAACGTGCTCGGAATTACGTGTTGCAGGTAGGACCGAtactaaatatttcattctggAAGCGCTGTCCCTGCTGAAATCAGTTTGAAATTCATTGCCTCTGAAGTAAAAGGGCAGGgctgcattttcaaatacaCATTAAATAGCATGCTGTGTACAATACTAAGCTAAAAACAAGACTACTGTCTTCAGCTGTCATACTGGCATGGTGTTTTAGCAGAAATACTAGGTACTGAACAGGTGCATTTTTCTtgcccctttccccccccccctccaataGTATGAAGTCTATGTAATAGAAGTAAAAAGCTCAAGCATGAACTCAGTTCCCTTACCTGAAGAGTAGGTGTATCCAACAACTGGTTTAAGCTGCATGTAATTACCAGTCAGTCTTACGGAGCGTGCACTGCAGTTACATCAATTTTAATTGACTGTGGTCTGAAAAGACCAGATAATTGTGCAAAATTAACACCTATTTTTTCAAGACAGCATGTTTTTTCTATATATCTTTATTTAGAGCAGGAGAGAAGAGGTTAAACTATTAGTTTCTAATTCTACTTAATTAATGGTTATTAATAATACTGTTGTTTTGTAAGTATACCTAAGTTTAGCATGGATGAGTCTTAGTATTTTGACACTTCGGGGAAGAGATGTAAGGTTCAATGAACATTGAATGaatcctcttcctttccccttcagAGTGTATAATTAAGTGTTCAGGGTACTTACTGACCTTAAAACTTCCCCCTGTAACCGGAAGagacagcaggcaggagggaggctgACCAGTTACCCATTACCTTTAACTGTCTTCTTACATAAGAGTGATGGTGTGCAGCAAACAACCTACCTCGCCCAGCGCTACTGCCATGAAGCTTCAAGAGAGATCAGTAAGCTACGGCCATCCCCTGAAAGAGAAGCCCTCATTCAACTGACGGAGATGGTACTCACGCGAGACAAGTGAGGGAACTCCTTCCACTCGTTCTGGCAGCTACTTACCAGACTGTGCCTAAACTTATTTCAAAAGATACTTGCTTCCAACACAGGCtaccaaaaattatttttttaaaaacattttttttgaagttctacttttttttaaaaaaagcagaagtttaaGGTGTTTTATTGTGGGAAGCCATACAATTCAGAGCAAATCAAACTGTGCTGTACAATTGTTTTAGTGGAGGCTATTaactggggggggaggggggaagatgTTTACATGTTAATGCACAAAGGCTGCAATgagaataaatataaatcagCGTATGAGAACTGAAGTTGTTCCCGATTTCACTTGTCCACACTAATAAATAGCGCATGCATGTTACTCTCTGGTAAACTCTGTGGAGAGAGGTGGTTTGAATGCTTTCCTGGCTGTTAACCTCCATAATTACCTGACATTGTATATGCGGAAATTggtttattataaaaaatactgtacGTAGACTTTATTTGGTTATATACATCAATAAGTAGTTTTCCAATTCATAATGAAATGCAGGTGTGCTATGGGCTGCTACTCGCTAGCAGTTTACAAGATGCAGAATTTGGGATTGCTAcagttaagaaaatgaaatgcccAGTACTCCTAACTTACGCTAAAAATGAATGATTCAACAGCCAATCAAAGCTTCCACTCCATCACTCATTTCCAGAGTATGTTCAACACCCTCCTAGAAGTCTGCTTTGAAGTCCCAGACACATTCCTCTTACAGTAATTATCCAGTACTACCGCATTCCTTCTCAGGTTACTTAAGCCACAGAATCTGTAGAACCGGGAAGTACATCATCTCTATCTGTCTCCGCTTGTGATCCCTTAACACAATGGCACCGTTCCTGTCATGTTCGGTCCCCTTTGTCGTATCTTGATGACAGCCTGCCATCTCTGCTCAGCTGGGCACATCACCAAGCCAGATACAGTTTCCACTGAGAAATGCCAATTAGAGATGGTGTCCAACATACTGCATCTAGGTAACTAGATTCAATCAAGAAGCCTTGCTAAAATgaattctggaagaaaagaactTTTAAGAGTATGTATAAATGTGTAATTCAGGTTTCATATCTAATTTATTTGCCCTCTGTCAGTGATAAAGTCACATTACAAACATTTGCTTTTAGTACATTGCCTGGGATAACACAGCCGTGGTTTCGCTACGTTAGCATTCCAAACTTCTTTGCCAAGCCAACCAACAAAGTAATGGACAAGACCTTTGGTTCACTTATATATTTATGAATGGAAAAAGTCATAATGTAAATTTACTCATTAAAAAAACTTGGGTACAAATTACACATACATAAGACCACCCATTTTTTGATTCACATGGACACCTTAGACCCAAACAACTCATTGTAATAGACTTTAGTGAGAATACTCCAGGTAAAGATTACAACAATTGGAAGCAtcttggatttttaaaaaagtatatttcaATACATAAGTTTGTATGCATGCTTTAAACAAATATAGTTCAAGAATGAGCAAAGAGTCTAAACAAAAAGTAATATGACCAGCACTAACATTAAACTTCTCATCCAGATTTTAATATGTTAGTCTAACGTAGTGTTAGTTACCATGCTgtactgaaaaatgtaatggCACAATCTGATCATGGTTCATTAAATATTATACCCTACTTCCCCAGAATATTTAGGCTGGTCATAAAATTAACAATGCATAAGTAAATAAGTATAACCAGTTATAGACAGTTGCTTGTTTTACAAATTGCCATCAGGTAAGACATACTGTCTCCAGAGACTTAGAGAGATGGACATTCAATCATACCATTAAAACAGTATGGCCTAAAGAAATGggcacattttttattttttttcttaaagtataTTAAGACAATTCTGTTAGCTTTTAGTTACCCCTTGTAAATAATCATGGTATGACTGAATACAAGACccagctttaaaaagcaaaggatttTAATCAGCATAGTGCATGATTGATTCAACATAATTCCCAGGAAACAAGCCAGTTACTCGATTGCAAACTCCTTCATACCAGCCGTCATCATTCTTCTTTATCACATAAATGATTGCACCCTCCATAAATGACAGCTCATCGTCTTTGTCCTTTGTATAGTCA
This window contains:
- the PDSS1 gene encoding all trans-polyprenyl-diphosphate synthase PDSS1 isoform X3 — protein: MIHTASLVHDDVIDDANSRRGKMTVNQIWGERKAVLAGDFILSAASVALARIGNTTIISVLTQVIEDLVRGEFLQLGSKENENERFAHYLEKTFKKTASLIANSCKAVSILGCPDPKVHEIAYQYGKNVGIAFQLIDDVLDFTSCADRLGKPTAADLKLGLATGPVLFACRQFPEMNAMIMRRFSKPGDVERARNYVLQSDGVQQTTYLAQRYCHEASREISKLRPSPEREALIQLTEMVLTRDK